Proteins from a genomic interval of Rubinisphaera italica:
- a CDS encoding DUF1501 domain-containing protein has product MFTVKGQKGKDVCDRNLGPTRRDVLRIGGSGMLGLSLGSMLELQSASANEPIAHQSAPGWGKAKSIIMVYLQGGPSHIDLWDPKENVPDKVKSEFASIDTVVPGVKVTEILPKLAKELDKTTLIRSMSYTPNGLFNHTAAIYQMMTGYTTDKVSPSGQLEPPSPKDFPNFGSNIIRIKPSEVPMLPFVMLPRPLQESNVVGKGGTAGFLGKAFDPYTLYPDGDDMDMSKMEKIKIDDLKLRPEVYASRLQRRARLRDQINDLMPEIDKAVAHSSLNEYYDRALELIVSGRARDAFMLDQEASDLRDRYGRNTFGQSCLLARRLVEAGTRVVEVIWPKVANSNNHSWDHHTGLTKRMKDQSGPMLDGGLSTLIADLNERGMLEDTLVVAVGEFGRSPQKGVSTSGNGNSADGRDHWPYCYTALMAGAGVQRGSVYGKSDKTASAPLDKPVHPGELLASIYHAFGINPESIVYNHLNQPRELVKAQAIPGLFA; this is encoded by the coding sequence ATGTTTACTGTCAAAGGCCAAAAAGGTAAGGATGTCTGTGATCGCAATCTCGGACCAACCCGGCGCGATGTCCTACGAATCGGCGGATCGGGAATGCTTGGCTTGAGTCTTGGCTCAATGCTGGAATTGCAATCTGCCTCTGCCAACGAACCAATTGCCCACCAATCAGCTCCCGGCTGGGGCAAAGCCAAAAGTATCATCATGGTTTACCTGCAGGGTGGACCGAGTCATATTGACCTGTGGGATCCAAAAGAAAACGTACCCGACAAAGTCAAAAGTGAATTCGCGTCCATCGACACCGTCGTGCCGGGCGTCAAAGTGACGGAAATCCTGCCGAAACTCGCCAAGGAACTCGACAAAACCACACTCATTCGCTCAATGAGTTACACACCAAACGGCTTGTTCAATCACACTGCTGCCATCTATCAGATGATGACCGGTTATACGACTGATAAAGTCAGTCCTTCCGGGCAGTTGGAACCACCATCTCCGAAAGATTTTCCAAACTTTGGTTCGAACATCATTCGTATCAAACCTTCTGAAGTCCCGATGCTCCCCTTCGTTATGCTGCCTCGCCCACTGCAGGAAAGTAATGTTGTTGGTAAGGGAGGGACTGCAGGATTTCTCGGTAAAGCGTTCGATCCTTACACGCTCTATCCCGATGGCGATGACATGGATATGAGCAAGATGGAGAAGATCAAGATCGACGATCTGAAACTCCGCCCGGAAGTTTACGCGTCACGTCTCCAACGCCGTGCCCGACTTCGCGATCAGATTAACGACTTGATGCCCGAGATCGATAAAGCGGTCGCTCATTCCAGTCTGAACGAGTATTACGACCGGGCACTTGAACTGATTGTTTCAGGCCGTGCCCGCGATGCGTTTATGCTTGATCAGGAAGCCTCCGACTTGCGAGATCGATACGGTCGCAATACGTTTGGGCAAAGTTGCCTTCTGGCTCGTCGTCTTGTTGAAGCAGGCACACGAGTCGTCGAAGTTATCTGGCCGAAGGTCGCGAACTCCAACAATCACTCCTGGGATCATCACACCGGTTTGACTAAACGTATGAAAGATCAATCTGGCCCAATGCTCGATGGCGGATTATCCACTCTGATTGCCGATCTCAATGAGCGAGGCATGCTGGAAGATACCCTCGTCGTCGCTGTCGGTGAATTCGGACGAAGTCCGCAAAAGGGTGTCAGTACTTCCGGAAACGGAAACAGTGCTGATGGTCGCGATCACTGGCCTTATTGTTACACCGCATTGATGGCTGGAGCCGGCGTACAGCGAGGAAGTGTCTACGGCAAGTCCGATAAAACGGCTTCTGCTCCATTAGATAAACCAGTCCATCCCGGCGAACTACTCGCCTCGATCTACCACGCCTTCGGCATCAATCCGGAATCGATTGTCTACAATCATCTCAATCAGCCACGGGAGCTTGTCAAAGCCCAGGCTATTCCAGGATTATTTGCCTAA
- a CDS encoding Ldh family oxidoreductase — MTAIEMCKLLSAILIKKGMYAVESDIVAQRMIDADIMGRSEFGCLSIIESVKSIDLGDIDPRALSMIKSDTPATAWIDANEGMGHVAASKGSTEAVQKAKAVGIGAVVISNSQNLGSPLVYARLIAQAGMIGCCLTCPPASPAVEDELEEQTFFGRQPAAFAVPAHEATIGYEFSFGADRPLRHQIPAELSTSLGLLQCLLTSGLSGAKTPPEKTRGPLHERFEHFIIAIDPAAFAGPEKLAKTVESLVKHVDSQENSPAYRAAITESPFLPEESTLLQINELAERLRISIVK, encoded by the coding sequence ATGACTGCTATTGAAATGTGCAAACTTCTCAGCGCAATCCTCATCAAAAAAGGGATGTATGCGGTTGAGTCGGATATCGTCGCTCAAAGGATGATTGATGCCGACATCATGGGACGGAGTGAATTTGGATGTTTGAGCATCATCGAATCGGTGAAGTCGATCGATTTGGGCGATATTGACCCTCGGGCACTCTCGATGATTAAATCGGACACTCCCGCGACCGCCTGGATCGATGCCAATGAAGGTATGGGACATGTTGCAGCCTCAAAAGGTTCTACGGAAGCAGTCCAGAAAGCCAAAGCCGTCGGAATTGGAGCGGTTGTCATTTCGAACAGTCAAAATCTGGGAAGCCCGCTCGTTTATGCCCGACTGATCGCTCAAGCAGGAATGATTGGCTGCTGCCTGACCTGTCCTCCGGCTTCGCCAGCTGTTGAAGATGAACTGGAAGAACAGACTTTTTTTGGTCGGCAGCCTGCCGCTTTTGCTGTCCCAGCACATGAGGCAACCATTGGCTATGAATTTTCCTTTGGAGCGGACCGCCCGCTTCGACATCAAATTCCAGCCGAACTCTCTACATCTCTTGGCCTATTGCAATGTCTGCTAACCAGTGGTTTGTCAGGTGCAAAAACGCCTCCGGAAAAAACTCGCGGACCGCTTCACGAACGATTCGAGCATTTTATTATTGCCATCGACCCGGCTGCCTTTGCTGGTCCCGAAAAACTGGCGAAAACCGTTGAGTCGCTGGTGAAGCATGTCGACTCTCAGGAAAATTCTCCTGCTTATCGAGCAGCCATTACAGAAAGTCCCTTCCTCCCTGAGGAAAGTACGCTCCTGCAAATTAACGAACTGGCAGAACGACTCCGTATTTCCATCGTAAAATAG
- a CDS encoding aldehyde dehydrogenase family protein encodes MSTSVSSSVPESLQSFLSAPKKLLIDGQWVAAGSGKTFDVYDPATDQVIAQVAEGESADVDLAVSAARKAFDDGPWSKMTASDRSRLIWKVGELIEEHAVELAQLETLDNGKPFSIAKAADVALAADMFRYMAGWATKIEGNTIPLNVPYAPDQEFHAFTLKEPIGVVGQIIPWNFPLLMAAWKLGPALATGCTIILKPAEQTPLSAIRLGELLQEAGIPDGVVNIITGFGETAGAAIASHEKIDKVAFTGSTEVGKLIINSAAGNLKKVTLELGGKSPNVVYDDADLDLAIAGAADAIFFNQGQVCSAGSRLFIQKGIYDDVVAGVSEIAKNLKVGNGFHESTQMGPLVSREQFQRVTGYLKAGLEAGAEVSAGGASLDRPGYFVQPTVLKNATAEMSVVREEIFGPVVAAMSFENDSEIACRANESAYGLAAGIWTRDISKAHRLAKAVKAGTVWINCYSIFDAALPFGGYKQSGWGREMGHASLENYLQTKSVCIQI; translated from the coding sequence ATGTCGACGTCTGTCTCATCATCTGTTCCGGAATCCCTTCAATCATTTCTGAGCGCCCCAAAGAAACTCTTAATCGATGGTCAGTGGGTCGCTGCCGGCAGTGGAAAAACATTTGATGTTTATGATCCTGCGACCGATCAGGTCATTGCTCAAGTTGCAGAAGGGGAATCTGCTGATGTGGATCTGGCAGTCTCGGCTGCTCGCAAGGCTTTTGATGATGGTCCCTGGTCGAAGATGACCGCTTCTGACCGCAGTCGGCTCATCTGGAAAGTTGGCGAGTTGATTGAAGAACATGCCGTTGAATTGGCTCAGCTGGAAACACTGGATAACGGAAAGCCATTCAGCATTGCCAAAGCGGCCGATGTCGCTTTAGCAGCCGATATGTTTCGCTATATGGCTGGCTGGGCCACAAAAATTGAAGGGAATACGATTCCCCTGAATGTTCCGTATGCTCCCGATCAGGAATTTCATGCCTTTACTCTGAAAGAACCCATCGGAGTTGTCGGACAGATCATTCCCTGGAATTTTCCTTTACTGATGGCAGCCTGGAAACTGGGGCCGGCATTGGCGACTGGTTGCACAATCATTTTGAAACCAGCAGAACAGACACCACTTTCTGCTATTCGACTGGGGGAGCTTTTGCAGGAAGCGGGAATCCCAGATGGAGTCGTCAATATCATCACTGGATTTGGCGAGACAGCTGGCGCTGCAATTGCCTCCCATGAAAAGATAGACAAAGTTGCGTTCACAGGATCAACGGAAGTCGGCAAGTTGATTATCAACTCGGCAGCCGGCAATCTTAAGAAAGTGACTCTGGAACTGGGCGGAAAAAGCCCGAATGTCGTCTACGATGATGCCGACCTCGACCTCGCCATTGCCGGCGCAGCCGACGCGATCTTCTTCAATCAAGGCCAGGTTTGCAGTGCCGGCTCGCGATTGTTTATTCAGAAAGGTATCTACGACGACGTTGTCGCTGGGGTTAGTGAAATCGCAAAGAACCTCAAAGTAGGCAACGGATTTCACGAATCCACACAAATGGGGCCACTGGTTTCCCGAGAGCAATTTCAACGTGTGACAGGGTATCTCAAGGCAGGTCTCGAAGCAGGTGCAGAAGTGTCTGCAGGAGGAGCCAGTCTGGATCGCCCCGGCTACTTCGTCCAGCCAACAGTGTTAAAGAATGCCACTGCTGAAATGTCTGTCGTCCGTGAGGAAATTTTCGGTCCGGTGGTAGCAGCGATGTCCTTCGAAAACGATTCTGAAATCGCTTGTCGAGCCAACGAGTCTGCTTACGGACTGGCAGCTGGAATCTGGACTCGCGATATCTCCAAAGCTCATCGACTTGCTAAAGCGGTCAAGGCAGGAACCGTCTGGATCAATTGTTACAGCATCTTCGACGCGGCTCTTCCCTTTGGCGGATATAAACAATCCGGTTGGGGGCGGGAAATGGGGCATGCCTCACTGGAGAATTATCTGCAGACAAAATCGGTCTGTATTCAGATCTAG
- a CDS encoding DUF6580 family putative transport protein, translating to MKNENIKTPLTAGRIICLAALVLLALVAKVMPYAIYRMGWQLDPTDIGSYIWNFSPLMPLAIVAGASLPRNLAIALPLGTWFAGDLLIGVVSGHMEWAFYPHQPLIYGLVIGLVALGLLGAKYVRSETFSERTLVNVSSGLIGATLFFLVSNSLIWALGDEMNYSKTLGGLMECFMMAVPFYRASLVSMVVFVPIFMAILAPSRELEAQREAELNRQLADS from the coding sequence ATGAAAAACGAAAATATAAAAACACCACTAACCGCTGGCCGAATCATTTGTCTGGCTGCTCTTGTGCTGCTCGCATTGGTTGCCAAAGTGATGCCCTATGCAATTTACCGGATGGGTTGGCAGTTGGATCCTACCGATATTGGTTCCTACATCTGGAATTTCTCCCCGTTGATGCCATTAGCAATTGTGGCTGGCGCGAGCCTGCCGCGAAATCTGGCGATCGCTTTGCCATTGGGAACCTGGTTTGCGGGTGATTTGCTGATCGGGGTTGTCTCCGGCCATATGGAATGGGCATTTTATCCTCATCAACCTCTCATTTATGGACTGGTGATTGGTCTGGTTGCACTTGGTCTACTGGGAGCGAAATATGTTCGCAGCGAAACGTTTAGCGAGCGAACACTGGTCAATGTTTCGAGTGGATTAATTGGAGCGACACTCTTTTTCCTGGTGTCGAACTCGTTGATCTGGGCTTTGGGTGATGAAATGAATTACTCGAAAACCCTCGGCGGTTTAATGGAATGCTTTATGATGGCGGTGCCGTTTTATCGGGCTTCCTTAGTCAGTATGGTTGTGTTTGTTCCGATTTTCATGGCGATTCTAGCTCCGAGCCGTGAACTGGAAGCTCAGAGAGAGGCAGAATTGAACCGTCAATTGGCTGACTCTTGA
- a CDS encoding DUF1549 domain-containing protein, translating to MINARTPSLLLLIAAIAITPRLHAEETPGADAAQQSVSYHTQIKPIFQAHCQGCHQPAKPLGDYIMTDFQSLLKGGESESAAIVAGDATASYLLDQITPVDGVAAMPKEKAPLSPEQIGLVKSWIEQGAIDDTPASAIAVYDAAHPPVYSRPPVTTAIDYSPDGKLLAAAGHHEVLIHHADGSGIMARLIGVSDRIESVKFSPDGTKLAVTGGAPARMGEVQVWDVATKKLMTSVQVTFDTVYGASWSPDGTKIAFGCADNTLRVIEAATGKEVLFQGSHGDWVLDTTFSIDGEHVVSVGRDQTAKLIEFETQRFVDNITSITPGALKGGLAAVETHPERNEILIGGADGVPRTYRMERLTKRVIGDDANLVRELPATSGRIFDVAYSPDASQLAVVSSDNGTGYLTVYQYGVDGGLPDEIKKILEERVASRKPEQKKLIEELRGEGVKLISKKQIPGSGCYALAYNPDGKQIAVASTDGNLRIFDAGTVEQTQEFAIYPTTGEQTQLAVSSTDWKFGNLNPATDEKSEVTAEIASIAITPAEIQFNDPLDYAQLVVMATLKSGDQIDVTRSVKFTVNEKFASIDSLGLLQPRSNGQTEVKVSIQGLEASLPVTISQQDAGLNVDYVHDVMPVLSKLGCNQGTCHGSAQGKAGFKLSLRGYDPIFDVRALTDDHASRRMNAAAPDESLMLLKAIGGVPHVGGQLITADHKYYQLLRNWIAGGAELDLKTPRVVSIDVFPKNPTIQSINSKQQVRVVATYADGAQRDVTYESFIESGNTEVATINSSGLLTSIRRGEAPILARHEGAYAATTLTVMGDRDEFVWQDPPTFNEIDELVANKWQRMKIQPSQLTSDAEFMRRVTLDLTGLPPTAEAVEAFIADQRPTQEKRDRYIDYLVGSEDYIAHFTNKWANLLQVNGKFLGREGANLFREWIQTQIAENRPYDEFVQEILTASGSNKANPPASYFKVLRDPENTMENTTHLFLGVRFNCNKCHDHPFEKWTQDQYYETAAFFAQVGLKADPEAKGKKLGGTAVESGKPLYEIVVDQKQGDVTHQRTNEIAPPTFPYESTFETAEDATRREQLAAWMIAPDNRYFARSYVNRLWGHLFGMGIIEPVDDIRAGNPPTNPELLDYLTEEFINSDFDVQHALRLICKSRTYQLSIATNRWNEDDTINFSHAQARRLPAETLFDAIHQVTGSQSHIPGVPAGTRAAALSDSQIKLEDGFLSNFGRPNRESACECERSNEVQLGPIMAMVSGKTVADAIADPNNAIPKLVNSIPGNQELIDALYLKILNRPATVKEIEVALPIFETVAESHQELEQKLAEKEAWWKSIRDQKEQERLAKIQKAEKTLADYKIELAPKRELAEQERQKKIKQAEANLAKHSESIEQPLQEWIAKQQSEASVEWQVLRPTSLVASNKADLKLQEDGSIIASVKPGLGSYELIAQTDLSKVTAIRLEALTDPSLPGNGPGLGGGNFVLTEFEVFKSDLSKEKPVPHQLMLQNAQADFSQGNYDVKTAIDGQIKPNANGWAVSPQQGKTHWATFEIKNPTPVSGASEFKFILKQNYQDKNHWLGRFRISVTSAEPKIPLGLPHEVQALIKLAPEERTPEQTATLVEFYQRFDDKYIALKQAVAEAKKPLPPDAQLQNLEASLVAAKEPVKDALSVVQLRADFEMSKKLTENQRLTAAQDLTWALINSPSFLFNR from the coding sequence ATGATTAATGCACGCACACCTTCCCTCCTGCTGTTGATCGCTGCCATTGCGATAACGCCCCGCCTTCATGCTGAAGAGACCCCCGGAGCCGACGCTGCTCAGCAATCTGTCAGCTATCACACACAAATCAAACCGATCTTCCAGGCTCATTGCCAGGGCTGCCATCAGCCTGCCAAGCCACTCGGTGACTATATTATGACCGATTTTCAATCGCTCCTTAAAGGGGGCGAATCGGAATCGGCTGCGATTGTTGCTGGGGATGCCACGGCCAGTTATCTGCTGGATCAGATCACGCCGGTTGACGGTGTAGCCGCAATGCCGAAGGAAAAGGCTCCGCTTTCCCCCGAACAAATTGGATTGGTGAAAAGCTGGATTGAGCAGGGAGCAATCGACGATACTCCTGCTTCAGCCATTGCCGTGTACGATGCCGCCCATCCCCCTGTATACAGCCGACCTCCAGTCACGACAGCGATCGATTATTCACCAGATGGCAAGTTGTTAGCTGCTGCGGGACATCATGAAGTGCTGATTCATCATGCCGATGGCAGCGGAATTATGGCGCGCTTGATTGGCGTTTCCGATCGGATTGAATCGGTCAAGTTCTCTCCTGATGGAACGAAACTGGCCGTCACTGGCGGTGCTCCCGCTCGTATGGGAGAAGTTCAGGTTTGGGATGTCGCGACTAAGAAACTGATGACTTCCGTGCAGGTGACTTTCGATACGGTTTATGGAGCCAGCTGGTCTCCGGATGGAACAAAAATCGCTTTTGGTTGTGCAGATAACACTTTGCGTGTCATTGAAGCAGCCACCGGTAAAGAAGTTCTCTTCCAGGGTTCGCACGGCGACTGGGTTCTCGATACGACTTTTTCCATTGATGGTGAACACGTCGTTTCAGTTGGCCGCGATCAAACAGCTAAGCTCATCGAATTCGAAACCCAACGATTTGTCGATAACATTACTTCCATCACGCCGGGAGCCCTCAAAGGGGGATTGGCGGCTGTCGAAACCCATCCAGAACGAAATGAAATTCTCATCGGGGGAGCCGATGGAGTGCCGCGAACGTATCGCATGGAACGCTTGACGAAACGCGTGATTGGTGACGATGCCAATCTGGTTCGCGAACTCCCTGCAACCTCCGGTCGAATCTTTGATGTCGCTTACAGTCCCGATGCGTCTCAACTGGCGGTTGTCAGCAGCGATAACGGGACGGGTTATCTGACAGTCTATCAGTACGGCGTCGATGGCGGACTTCCCGATGAGATCAAAAAGATTCTCGAAGAGCGTGTTGCCAGCCGAAAACCCGAACAGAAGAAGTTGATCGAGGAGTTACGGGGTGAAGGCGTTAAGTTGATTTCCAAAAAGCAGATTCCCGGAAGCGGTTGCTATGCATTAGCTTACAATCCTGATGGAAAGCAGATCGCAGTCGCCAGTACCGATGGCAACCTGCGAATTTTCGATGCGGGTACGGTCGAGCAGACTCAGGAGTTTGCCATTTATCCGACGACAGGCGAGCAGACTCAACTGGCAGTAAGCTCTACCGACTGGAAGTTCGGAAACTTGAATCCAGCAACGGATGAGAAATCAGAAGTGACTGCTGAGATTGCATCGATTGCGATCACTCCAGCTGAAATTCAATTCAACGATCCTCTCGATTATGCTCAGCTGGTCGTGATGGCAACATTGAAATCGGGCGATCAAATTGATGTCACTCGCTCGGTGAAATTCACCGTCAATGAGAAGTTTGCCTCTATTGATTCCCTTGGCTTGCTGCAACCTCGATCTAATGGTCAAACAGAAGTTAAAGTATCCATTCAAGGTCTTGAAGCCTCTTTGCCAGTCACGATTTCTCAGCAGGATGCAGGCTTAAATGTCGATTACGTTCACGATGTCATGCCAGTGCTTTCCAAGCTGGGCTGTAATCAGGGGACCTGTCACGGTTCTGCCCAGGGAAAAGCCGGTTTCAAACTTTCCCTGCGGGGTTACGACCCCATTTTCGACGTGCGGGCATTGACCGACGATCATGCCTCACGCCGTATGAACGCCGCTGCTCCCGATGAATCGTTGATGCTTCTCAAAGCGATTGGTGGAGTGCCGCATGTGGGCGGGCAGTTAATCACTGCCGATCACAAATACTATCAGCTCCTCAGAAACTGGATTGCCGGCGGAGCCGAACTTGATCTGAAAACACCGCGTGTGGTTTCGATTGATGTCTTCCCGAAAAACCCGACGATTCAGTCGATCAACTCCAAACAACAGGTCCGCGTTGTTGCCACCTATGCCGATGGGGCACAACGGGATGTCACTTATGAATCGTTTATCGAAAGTGGAAATACGGAAGTGGCCACGATCAACAGCAGTGGACTTTTAACTTCCATTCGCCGTGGAGAAGCACCGATTCTGGCTCGACATGAAGGCGCCTATGCCGCGACGACTTTAACCGTCATGGGAGATCGAGATGAGTTTGTCTGGCAGGATCCGCCAACCTTTAACGAGATTGATGAACTGGTGGCCAATAAATGGCAGCGTATGAAGATTCAGCCTTCTCAACTGACTTCCGATGCAGAATTCATGCGACGAGTTACGCTCGATTTAACGGGACTGCCTCCGACAGCGGAAGCCGTAGAAGCGTTTATCGCCGACCAGCGTCCGACTCAGGAAAAACGGGATCGCTATATCGACTATCTGGTCGGTTCAGAAGACTACATCGCCCACTTCACCAACAAATGGGCGAACCTGCTGCAGGTGAATGGAAAGTTCCTCGGACGTGAAGGAGCCAATCTGTTCCGCGAGTGGATTCAAACACAAATCGCAGAGAACCGTCCTTATGATGAATTTGTTCAGGAAATCCTGACGGCATCCGGTTCCAACAAAGCGAATCCTCCTGCCTCATATTTCAAGGTTCTTCGAGATCCTGAAAACACGATGGAAAATACGACACACCTGTTTCTGGGAGTGCGTTTCAACTGCAATAAATGCCACGACCATCCTTTTGAAAAATGGACCCAGGATCAATACTATGAAACGGCAGCCTTCTTCGCTCAGGTGGGATTAAAAGCCGATCCGGAAGCCAAAGGCAAAAAATTAGGTGGGACAGCTGTGGAATCGGGCAAACCACTTTATGAAATTGTCGTCGACCAGAAACAGGGAGATGTCACTCATCAACGAACAAACGAAATCGCTCCTCCGACATTCCCCTATGAAAGCACATTTGAAACTGCAGAAGACGCGACCCGTCGTGAACAACTCGCAGCTTGGATGATCGCTCCCGATAACCGCTATTTTGCCCGCAGCTATGTCAATCGTTTATGGGGGCATCTGTTCGGAATGGGAATTATCGAACCGGTCGATGACATACGAGCAGGCAATCCACCGACGAATCCGGAGTTGCTCGACTATCTGACTGAAGAGTTCATCAATTCCGATTTTGATGTTCAGCACGCTTTGCGTCTGATCTGCAAATCGAGAACCTATCAATTATCGATCGCAACAAATCGCTGGAATGAAGATGACACCATCAACTTCTCCCACGCCCAGGCTCGTCGCCTGCCAGCGGAGACGTTGTTCGATGCCATTCATCAGGTGACGGGTTCACAAAGTCATATTCCAGGAGTTCCAGCAGGAACACGGGCTGCGGCTTTATCGGATTCCCAAATTAAACTGGAAGATGGTTTCCTGAGTAACTTCGGGCGCCCGAATCGCGAAAGCGCTTGCGAATGTGAACGCTCCAACGAAGTTCAACTCGGACCGATCATGGCGATGGTTAGCGGAAAAACAGTCGCGGATGCGATTGCCGATCCGAATAATGCGATTCCGAAACTTGTTAACTCGATTCCCGGTAATCAGGAATTGATCGATGCCCTTTATCTGAAAATTCTGAATCGACCTGCCACCGTCAAGGAAATTGAAGTCGCACTGCCGATTTTCGAAACCGTTGCTGAGTCCCATCAGGAACTTGAACAGAAGCTGGCAGAGAAAGAAGCCTGGTGGAAATCAATCCGGGATCAGAAAGAGCAGGAACGTCTTGCTAAAATTCAAAAAGCTGAGAAGACACTTGCAGATTATAAAATCGAATTGGCTCCCAAACGGGAACTCGCCGAGCAGGAACGCCAGAAGAAGATTAAACAAGCCGAGGCGAATCTGGCCAAACATTCCGAATCGATTGAACAGCCTCTGCAGGAGTGGATCGCCAAACAACAGTCTGAAGCCAGCGTTGAGTGGCAGGTGTTGCGTCCAACTTCTCTGGTCGCTTCCAATAAAGCCGATCTGAAACTTCAGGAAGACGGTTCGATTATTGCCTCTGTTAAGCCAGGCTTGGGCTCTTACGAGTTGATTGCTCAAACAGATTTGTCAAAAGTGACGGCCATTCGACTCGAAGCACTCACTGATCCTTCACTCCCAGGGAATGGTCCGGGGCTGGGTGGCGGAAACTTTGTGTTGACCGAATTCGAAGTCTTCAAAAGTGACCTTTCCAAAGAGAAGCCTGTTCCGCATCAATTAATGTTGCAGAATGCTCAGGCTGATTTCAGTCAGGGAAATTACGATGTCAAAACGGCTATAGATGGTCAAATCAAACCAAACGCAAATGGATGGGCGGTCTCGCCACAGCAGGGAAAAACTCACTGGGCCACGTTTGAAATTAAAAATCCTACACCTGTGTCGGGTGCGTCTGAGTTTAAATTTATCCTCAAGCAAAACTATCAGGATAAAAATCACTGGTTGGGAAGATTCCGTATTTCGGTCACGTCGGCGGAACCGAAAATTCCGCTCGGCTTACCGCACGAAGTCCAGGCTCTTATCAAACTGGCTCCTGAAGAACGTACTCCCGAACAGACTGCGACTCTGGTCGAGTTCTATCAGCGATTCGATGACAAATACATCGCCCTCAAACAGGCAGTCGCTGAAGCGAAGAAACCTCTTCCTCCCGATGCACAATTGCAGAATCTGGAAGCAAGTTTAGTCGCCGCGAAAGAGCCCGTTAAGGATGCACTGAGCGTCGTTCAGCTTCGAGCCGACTTCGAGATGAGTAAAAAACTGACTGAGAATCAACGCCTGACTGCTGCTCAGGATTTAACCTGGGCCTTGATCAATAGTCCTTCATTCCTGTTTAACCGATAA
- a CDS encoding HAD family hydrolase gives MHNHAVIFDIDGVLVDSYESHYQSWNLLAENHGRTCSETEFADQFGRTTREVLEAQWADANLSEDDYRKLDDEKEDLYRQIIATEFPEMPHARALIHNLHQIGWHIALGSSGPLENVNLAIEKLGIQDQIQAAISGNDVSCGKPDPEVFLIAAERIQVPAKNCVVIEDATHGIEAARAAGMKSIGFVSRGRTKEELKSADLLIDHLEEVTPELLMSLLWS, from the coding sequence ATGCACAATCATGCGGTGATTTTCGACATTGATGGCGTTCTTGTCGATTCATATGAATCTCACTATCAGAGCTGGAATTTGCTTGCTGAAAACCACGGTCGGACTTGCAGCGAAACAGAGTTTGCTGATCAGTTCGGTCGAACAACTCGAGAAGTCCTCGAGGCTCAATGGGCGGATGCGAATTTGAGCGAAGACGATTATCGTAAGCTTGATGACGAGAAAGAAGATCTTTATCGTCAAATTATTGCCACCGAATTCCCGGAAATGCCACATGCAAGAGCATTGATACACAATCTGCATCAAATTGGCTGGCATATCGCACTGGGCTCTTCAGGACCTTTGGAAAATGTGAATCTGGCAATTGAAAAACTGGGGATTCAGGATCAAATTCAAGCTGCAATTTCTGGAAATGACGTCTCGTGTGGCAAACCCGATCCCGAAGTTTTCCTCATCGCTGCTGAACGGATACAGGTCCCTGCAAAGAATTGCGTAGTCATAGAAGATGCAACACATGGAATCGAAGCGGCTCGAGCTGCGGGGATGAAGTCGATCGGTTTTGTCAGCCGGGGTCGAACAAAGGAAGAGCTCAAGTCCGCTGATTTGCTGATTGATCATCTGGAGGAGGTCACTCCGGAACTCCTGATGAGCCTTCTGTGGAGCTAA